Sequence from the Kineosporia succinea genome:
GCGAACGACACCTCGCGCACCACGTCACCGCAGACGGGGCACTTCTCGCCGGTGCGGGCGTGCACGGCGAGCCCCTGGCGCTTGGCGTCTTTCAGCTCCTTGGCGGGCTTGCCCGCGGCCGCCGCGATGGCCGAGCGCAGCGTGCCCTGCAGGGCCTCGTACAGGGTGGCGACCTGCTCGTCGGTGAGTTTGGAGGCGATCGCGAACGGCGACGTGCGGGCTGCGTGCAGCACCTCGTCGCTGTACGCGTTACCCACGCCGGCAATCGTGCCCTGGTCGCGCAGCAGGCCCTTGATCTGCTGGTTCTTGCCCCCGACGATGCCCTTGAAGGTGTCGAGGGTGAAGTCCGCGGACAGCGGATCGGGCCCCAGCGTCTTGATGCCGGGCACCTCACCGGGTTCGCGCACCACGTAGATCGCCAGGCGTTTCTTGGTGCCCGCCTCGGTCAGGTCGAAGCTCGGGGTGGAGTCGTCGTCGGGTGTGTCGAGGTTCGGCGAGAAGCGCATGCGCA
This genomic interval carries:
- a CDS encoding Fpg/Nei family DNA glycosylase, translated to MPELPEVEALAGFLRERLVGRAVDGVEIGAISALKTYDPQPSALQGLTVTKVDRHGKFLDVDADGLHLIFHLARGGWLRWNDTAPKTTLKPGKSPLALRMRFSPNLDTPDDDSTPSFDLTEAGTKKRLAIYVVREPGEVPGIKTLGPDPLSADFTLDTFKGIVGGKNQQIKGLLRDQGTIAGVGNAYSDEVLHAARTSPFAIASKLTDEQVATLYEALQGTLRSAIAAAAGKPAKELKDAKRQGLAVHARTGEKCPVCGDVVREVSFADSSLQYCATCQTGGKILADRRMSRLLK